Proteins encoded by one window of Candidatus Omnitrophota bacterium:
- a CDS encoding type II secretion system F family protein: MLVLSLMFAFFAVFALALALMPVKGRPTLKLNPVGSFTVEGMEPPVTVKPKKKKPLQLIFSMISKLAFFNKPLAVLPLGRRMATDLGMSRTAISVEEFFLIKEILVLIFLWTSVSYVGKEILLFSVLMSIAAGYMLPELWLKARIKKVRDTILRELPDTVDLLGLCVNAGLDFMMALKYVVEKSHGSVIIEELKSMMQEINVGKPRRDALRDMARKYEMPDLSTFSRTLIQADRMGTSVSEALNILSEDMREARFRRGETVALKAPLKMLIPLLFFIFPVVAILVAGPIFLDFIQNNPLQALGAGK, encoded by the coding sequence ATGCTCGTCTTGTCACTGATGTTCGCCTTTTTTGCCGTCTTTGCCCTGGCCCTGGCTTTGATGCCTGTCAAGGGCCGCCCGACATTGAAATTAAACCCCGTTGGCAGTTTCACCGTTGAAGGCATGGAGCCGCCTGTTACGGTCAAGCCGAAGAAAAAAAAGCCGCTGCAGCTCATTTTTAGCATGATCAGCAAATTGGCTTTTTTTAATAAGCCGTTGGCTGTTTTGCCTTTGGGCAGGCGCATGGCCACGGACTTAGGAATGAGCAGGACCGCTATTTCCGTCGAGGAATTCTTTTTGATCAAGGAGATCCTGGTCCTCATTTTTTTGTGGACCAGCGTGTCCTACGTCGGCAAGGAGATCCTGCTGTTTTCTGTTCTGATGAGCATCGCGGCCGGATATATGCTTCCCGAGTTGTGGCTGAAGGCGCGCATCAAGAAAGTCAGGGACACGATTTTGCGCGAATTGCCGGATACGGTGGACTTGCTGGGGCTTTGCGTCAACGCGGGACTGGATTTCATGATGGCGCTCAAATACGTGGTGGAAAAGTCCCACGGTTCGGTGATCATTGAGGAATTGAAAAGCATGATGCAGGAGATCAACGTGGGCAAGCCGCGGCGCGACGCCTTGCGCGACATGGCCCGCAAATATGAGATGCCGGATCTCTCCACCTTTTCCCGCACCCTCATTCAGGCCGACCGCATGGGGACCTCGGTGAGCGAGGCCCTCAACATCCTTTCCGAAGATATGCGCGAGGCCCGTTTCAGGCGCGGGGAGACCGTGGCCTTAAAAGCCCCTTTGAAAATGCTTATTCCCCTCCTGTTCTTTATCTTCCCGGTGGTGGCTATTTTAGTGGCTGGCCCTATTTTCCTTGATTTCATCCAAAATAACCCCCTGCAGGCCTTGGGCGCCGGGAAATAA
- a CDS encoding type II secretion system F family protein: MFEMTLFLFFICAGVLSYTLVPVVIAKTREMNEKNAKDLALKVDVHLQGRDFQKAYRLQIIAPAALGLAGFVFFHDARVFGIFVGIALGAIIPRLYVAKIIRDRKAKFNDQLMDALMIMSSSFRGGLSLIQAVEAVTEEMPEPIRQEFGIVLGENKMGVALDESLNRLYQRMPSPGLQQMITAILLARETGGNLPLIFSRIVTTIRERRKIEQNLQTLTVQGKIQAAVMTGLPVVFVFGVSATNPKFFDPMLHTPDGQKLVALCLVLWVVGALSILKISTFKDI; encoded by the coding sequence ATGTTTGAAATGACCTTGTTTTTGTTTTTCATTTGTGCCGGCGTGCTGTCTTATACCCTTGTTCCCGTGGTCATTGCCAAGACCAGGGAAATGAATGAAAAGAACGCCAAGGACCTTGCTTTAAAGGTTGACGTTCATTTGCAGGGCCGGGATTTTCAAAAGGCCTACCGCCTGCAGATCATCGCGCCGGCCGCCCTTGGTCTGGCGGGGTTTGTTTTTTTTCATGACGCGCGGGTATTCGGGATCTTTGTCGGGATCGCGCTGGGGGCCATTATCCCGCGGCTGTATGTCGCGAAGATCATCAGGGACCGCAAAGCGAAATTCAACGATCAATTGATGGACGCGCTGATGATCATGTCCAGTTCTTTTCGCGGGGGCTTGAGCTTGATCCAGGCGGTTGAGGCGGTCACGGAGGAAATGCCGGAGCCCATCAGGCAGGAATTCGGCATCGTGCTCGGCGAGAATAAAATGGGCGTTGCGCTCGACGAGTCGCTCAACCGGCTCTACCAGCGCATGCCCTCCCCCGGCCTTCAGCAGATGATCACCGCCATTTTATTAGCGCGCGAGACCGGCGGAAATTTGCCGCTCATTTTTTCGCGCATCGTCACCACCATACGCGAACGCAGGAAGATCGAGCAGAATCTCCAGACCCTGACCGTGCAGGGCAAGATCCAGGCCGCGGTCATGACCGGGTTGCCGGTGGTTTTCGTCTTCGGCGTTTCGGCGACCAATCCCAAATTTTTTGACCCCATGCTCCACACCCCCGACGGACAGAAATTGGTGGCCCTCTGTCTGGTTTTGTGGGTGGTGGGGGCGTTGAGTATTTTGAAGATATCAACGTTCAAGGACATTTAA
- a CDS encoding nucleotidyl transferase AbiEii/AbiGii toxin family protein: protein MKDHCLELARQQSGPSEKYNVLREYTQAYVLNIMQEAGALRSCVFVGGTALRFLYDLPRFSEDLDFCAVGPYDLVFADLLGKIKQELVLAGYEVSVTYSDDKTVHSAFIKFEGLLFEAGLSRLKSEKFSIKIEIDTRPPGGAVVVTRVINKFFPMAFLTYDLPSLFAGKMHAVLSRKYVKGRDYYDIAWYLSKRKDLLPNLALLSAALEQTGWKGPAVTGENWRSVLAARVEQTDWKIVDQDVNNFLERPEDLKVLTKENVLRLLAE from the coding sequence ATGAAAGACCATTGTCTGGAGCTCGCCCGGCAACAGTCCGGTCCTTCCGAAAAATATAATGTCCTGCGGGAATACACGCAGGCCTATGTTCTCAACATCATGCAGGAGGCGGGGGCGCTGCGGTCTTGCGTGTTCGTCGGCGGAACGGCACTGCGCTTTCTGTATGATCTTCCGCGCTTTTCAGAAGACCTGGACTTCTGTGCGGTCGGCCCATACGATCTTGTGTTCGCTGACCTCCTGGGCAAGATCAAACAGGAGCTGGTCCTGGCCGGCTATGAGGTCAGCGTCACCTACAGCGACGATAAAACCGTTCATTCGGCGTTTATCAAATTTGAAGGGCTGTTGTTCGAGGCCGGGCTTTCACGCTTAAAGAGCGAAAAATTCTCCATCAAGATCGAGATCGATACCAGGCCGCCCGGCGGCGCGGTCGTTGTGACAAGGGTCATCAATAAATTCTTCCCCATGGCGTTTTTAACGTATGACCTGCCGTCGTTGTTCGCCGGAAAGATGCACGCCGTCCTGAGCCGCAAATACGTCAAAGGACGGGATTATTACGATATCGCGTGGTATCTGTCTAAGCGCAAAGACCTGCTACCCAATCTTGCCCTGCTTTCCGCCGCGCTGGAACAAACGGGCTGGAAAGGACCGGCCGTGACCGGGGAAAACTGGCGGTCCGTTCTTGCGGCGCGGGTTGAACAAACGGATTGGAAGATCGTGGACCAGGACGTCAACAATTTCCTCGAGCGGCCAGAAGACCTGAAGGTGTTGACGAAAGAGAATGTTCTTCGATTGCTCGCAGAATAG